The Streptomyces avermitilis MA-4680 = NBRC 14893 genome contains a region encoding:
- a CDS encoding SpoIIE family protein phosphatase gives MTTGLHPGGPPQDPRPTGNQPLPRQERVGEAALHADNRTRSSVITARAAASFDPVGRSVATARSFVRDTLQGWGFADIVDDAVVLTSELVTNAVVHAGTSADVLCLRSDDGVRIEVGDRYPEREIPLQAAAVNMGNPDREGGRGLQLCAALAGRWGVDYTPTHKQVWFQLDLPERPVGTRTAGPSLPAELLPLADGRVRVAVVQIDRAGAINAWNEDAEELFGYAAELVIGKPLTDLAAWPHTPGTSTGIVEALQLSRWEGSYGVRGASGRVIPVYASHLRVRDTGGEPSTVCLLVREHERAVLQTPLRGQSPDATNSAEGQALDPFEVFIGSPAPDDLDGLLQRTVERARDMLDADSAFLLLATDDETELEVRASTGLPSARQRFARVPVDAGPGRYGSARMPAVHDDLTAVPGAVPLLSGTGMRSVVTVPLKVEGRLTGSLGVAAESPSRYSNEEALRLQFAADRIALAVESARLGELERLRRGSLSFLVEASDLLAGTLDRDQTLALMAQMTIPTLATWCAVYTIADQASEPYLSYVLHEDEDRIDGVKALLSKIPPPEPIPTPGARVWSAPAQAAHEAALRTSMRSLGLGEPATVSSGIGTTLATASAVGGETVVLPLVARNRVIGMLTLGKPSDEHFRQEILELAEDLSRRAALALDNARLYSERTAISQSLQRSLLPPDLPHIEGVEVEVIYRAAGEGNEVGGDFYDLFPIRDGAYGFAIGDVCGTGPNAAAVTGLARHALRLLAREGLSGPAVLERLNSAILDEGARSRFLTLLYGELWPQEDGSALLKVVCAGHPLPLRLRQDGTVEPAAEPQPLLGVMEDLELYEQTVTLDPGDVLLCVTDGVTERREGTRMLGDDGLTDVLTTCTGLTAGAVAARIMRAVERFASDAPSDDMAILAMRVAGLQKD, from the coding sequence ATGACCACCGGACTGCATCCCGGGGGACCACCCCAGGATCCCCGGCCGACGGGGAACCAGCCGCTGCCGAGGCAGGAGCGGGTCGGCGAGGCAGCCCTGCACGCCGACAACCGGACGAGGAGTTCTGTGATCACCGCGCGCGCGGCCGCCAGTTTCGATCCTGTCGGGCGATCGGTCGCGACCGCCCGCTCCTTCGTCCGCGACACCCTCCAGGGCTGGGGTTTCGCCGACATCGTCGACGACGCCGTGGTCCTCACCAGCGAGCTGGTCACCAACGCCGTGGTGCACGCGGGTACGTCCGCGGACGTGCTCTGTCTGCGCAGCGACGACGGCGTACGCATCGAGGTCGGGGACAGATATCCCGAACGCGAGATCCCCCTCCAGGCCGCCGCCGTCAACATGGGCAACCCCGACCGCGAGGGGGGCCGCGGCCTCCAGCTCTGCGCTGCCCTGGCCGGCCGCTGGGGCGTCGACTACACACCCACGCACAAACAGGTCTGGTTCCAACTGGACCTCCCCGAACGCCCGGTGGGCACCCGCACCGCCGGCCCGTCCCTCCCCGCCGAGCTCCTCCCGCTCGCCGACGGCCGGGTCCGTGTCGCCGTCGTCCAGATCGACCGAGCGGGCGCCATCAACGCGTGGAACGAGGACGCGGAGGAGCTCTTCGGGTACGCGGCCGAGCTGGTCATCGGCAAGCCCCTCACCGACCTTGCGGCCTGGCCCCACACCCCGGGCACCAGCACCGGCATCGTCGAGGCCCTCCAGCTGTCGCGCTGGGAGGGCAGTTACGGCGTCCGCGGCGCGAGCGGCCGCGTGATCCCCGTGTACGCCTCCCACCTCCGGGTGCGGGACACCGGCGGCGAACCGTCCACGGTCTGCCTCCTGGTACGCGAACACGAACGCGCCGTCCTCCAGACCCCGTTGCGCGGACAGTCCCCCGACGCGACGAACAGCGCCGAGGGCCAGGCCCTGGACCCGTTCGAGGTCTTCATCGGCTCCCCGGCCCCCGACGACCTCGACGGCCTGCTCCAGCGCACGGTGGAGCGCGCCCGCGACATGCTCGACGCCGACTCGGCGTTCCTGCTCCTGGCCACCGACGACGAGACGGAGCTGGAGGTACGAGCCTCGACGGGCCTCCCCTCGGCCCGCCAGCGCTTCGCCCGTGTCCCGGTCGACGCGGGCCCCGGCCGCTACGGGTCGGCCCGCATGCCGGCCGTCCATGACGACCTCACCGCCGTCCCCGGCGCGGTCCCCCTGCTCAGCGGCACGGGCATGCGTTCGGTCGTCACGGTCCCGCTGAAGGTCGAGGGCCGCCTCACCGGTTCGCTCGGCGTCGCGGCCGAGTCCCCGTCCCGGTACTCCAACGAGGAGGCCCTGCGCCTCCAGTTCGCCGCCGACCGCATCGCGCTCGCTGTGGAGTCCGCCCGGCTCGGCGAGCTGGAGCGCCTGCGCCGCGGTTCCCTGAGCTTCCTGGTGGAGGCCTCGGACCTCCTGGCGGGCACCCTGGACCGCGACCAGACCCTGGCTCTGATGGCCCAGATGACCATCCCGACCCTCGCCACCTGGTGCGCCGTCTACACGATCGCCGACCAGGCCTCGGAGCCGTACCTCTCCTACGTTCTCCACGAGGACGAGGACCGCATCGACGGCGTCAAGGCACTCCTGTCGAAGATCCCCCCGCCGGAGCCGATTCCGACGCCGGGCGCCCGCGTCTGGTCGGCCCCGGCACAGGCGGCTCACGAGGCGGCCCTGCGGACGTCCATGCGCAGCCTGGGCCTGGGCGAGCCCGCGACGGTGAGCTCCGGCATCGGTACGACCCTGGCGACGGCGTCCGCGGTGGGCGGCGAGACGGTCGTCCTCCCCCTGGTGGCGCGCAACCGCGTCATCGGCATGCTGACGCTGGGCAAGCCGTCGGACGAACACTTCCGCCAGGAGATCCTGGAGCTGGCCGAGGACTTGAGCCGCCGGGCCGCCCTGGCCCTGGACAACGCTCGCCTGTACTCGGAGCGCACGGCCATCAGCCAGTCCCTCCAGCGCAGCCTCCTGCCGCCGGATCTCCCGCACATCGAGGGCGTCGAGGTCGAGGTCATCTACCGCGCGGCCGGCGAGGGCAACGAGGTCGGCGGCGACTTCTACGACCTCTTCCCGATCCGCGACGGTGCGTACGGCTTCGCCATCGGCGACGTCTGCGGTACGGGCCCGAACGCGGCGGCGGTCACCGGCCTGGCCCGGCACGCCCTGCGTCTCCTGGCCCGCGAGGGCCTCAGCGGCCCGGCGGTGCTGGAGCGCCTCAACTCCGCGATCCTCGACGAGGGCGCCCGCAGCCGCTTCCTGACGCTCCTGTACGGGGAGTTGTGGCCTCAGGAGGACGGCAGCGCCCTCCTCAAGGTGGTCTGCGCCGGCCACCCGCTCCCGCTCCGCCTGCGCCAGGACGGCACGGTCGAACCGGCCGCCGAACCGCAGCCGCTCCTCGGCGTCATGGAGGACCTGGAGCTGTACGAGCAGACGGTGACGCTCGATCCGGGTGACGTCCTGCTGTGCGTCACGGACGGAGTCACCGAACGCCGCGAGGGCACCCGCATGTTGGGCGACGACGGACTGACGGACGTCCTCACCACGTGCACGGGCCTGACAGCGGGCGCGGTGGCGGCCCGCATCATGCGTGCGGTCGAACGCTTCGCCTCGGACGCCCCGTCGGACGACATGGCCATTCTCGCGATGCGTGTGGCGGGCCTGCAGAAGGACTGA
- a CDS encoding DegT/DnrJ/EryC1/StrS family aminotransferase gives MLKAAGAGAGDEVIVPAFGNVEVAEAVTLAGATPVFADIDPATYCLDPAAVEAAVTSGTVAVIAVHRFGRPADIARLHGVGQRHGLLVLEQGESEAPYDEIAQRRERAAYLDARLNGVWTPDGGDGHTYQHYVVRVPGNGRPDRDAFARAVRSKGVDCRVPVKTPVHRMPAFRRDVCLPETERAADETLALPVDVSLTKREMQRIVSACNALGGLLQPAF, from the coding sequence ATGCTCAAGGCCGCCGGCGCAGGAGCCGGTGACGAGGTCATCGTCCCGGCCTTCGGGAACGTCGAAGTCGCCGAGGCCGTGACCCTGGCCGGTGCGACGCCCGTCTTCGCGGACATAGACCCGGCCACGTACTGCCTGGACCCCGCGGCGGTCGAGGCCGCCGTGACCTCGGGGACCGTGGCCGTCATCGCCGTACACCGCTTCGGCCGGCCGGCCGACATCGCTCGGCTGCACGGTGTCGGACAGCGGCACGGCCTTCTCGTGCTCGAGCAGGGCGAGTCCGAGGCGCCGTACGACGAGATCGCGCAGCGCAGGGAGCGGGCCGCCTATCTCGATGCCCGGTTGAACGGGGTGTGGACGCCGGACGGCGGTGACGGGCACACCTATCAGCATTACGTCGTGCGCGTGCCCGGGAACGGGCGCCCGGACCGCGACGCATTCGCGCGGGCCGTGCGGTCCAAGGGAGTTGACTGCCGGGTGCCGGTGAAGACGCCCGTACACCGCATGCCCGCCTTCCGTCGGGACGTGTGCCTGCCGGAGACCGAGCGGGCCGCGGACGAGACATTGGCGCTGCCCGTGGACGTGTCGCTGACAAAGCGCGAGATGCAGCGGATCGTCTCCGCGTGCAATGCGCTCGGCGGACTCCTTCAGCCTGCCTTCTGA
- a CDS encoding ribonuclease J, with protein sequence MSHPHPELGPPPKLPKGGLRVTPLGGLGEIGRNMTVFEYGGRLLIVDCGVLFPEEEQPGIDLILPDFTSIRDRLDDIEGIVLTHGHEDHIGGVPFLLREKPDIPLIGSKLTLALIEAKLQEHRIRPYTLEVAEGNRERIGPFDCEFVAVNHSIPDALAVAIRTPAGMVVHTGDFKMDQLPLDNRLTDLHAFARLSEEGIDLLLSDSTNAEVPGFVPPERDISNVLRNVFAGARKRIIVASFASHVHRIQQILDAAHEYGRRVAFVGRSMVRNMGIARDLGYLKVPPGLVVDVKTLDDLPEHEIVLVCTGSQGEPMAALSRMANRDHQIRIVQGDTVILASSLIPGNENAVYRVINGLTRWGAHVVHKGNAKVHVSGHASAGELLYFYNICKPRNLMPVHGEWRHLRANAELGALTGVPHDRIVIAEDGVVVDLVEGKAKITGKVQAGYVYVDGLSVGDVGEPALKDRKILGDEGIISVFLVVDASTGKITGGPHIQARGSGIDDSAFGDVIPKIAEVLERSAQDGVMEPHQLQQLIRRTLGKWVSDTYRRRPMILPVVVEV encoded by the coding sequence TTGAGTCATCCGCATCCTGAACTCGGCCCGCCGCCGAAGCTCCCCAAGGGCGGCCTTCGGGTCACCCCGCTGGGCGGTCTCGGCGAAATCGGCCGCAACATGACCGTCTTCGAGTACGGCGGTCGCCTGCTGATCGTCGACTGCGGAGTGCTCTTCCCCGAGGAGGAGCAGCCCGGAATCGACCTGATCCTGCCGGACTTCACGTCCATCAGGGACCGCCTCGACGACATCGAGGGCATCGTCCTCACCCATGGCCACGAGGACCACATCGGCGGCGTCCCGTTCCTCCTCCGGGAGAAGCCGGACATCCCGCTGATCGGCTCCAAGCTGACCCTCGCACTCATCGAGGCGAAGCTCCAGGAGCACCGCATCCGTCCGTACACCCTTGAGGTGGCGGAGGGGAACCGCGAGCGCATCGGCCCGTTCGACTGCGAGTTCGTCGCCGTCAACCACTCCATTCCGGACGCCTTGGCGGTCGCCATCCGCACTCCGGCCGGCATGGTCGTCCACACGGGCGACTTCAAGATGGACCAGCTCCCGCTGGACAACCGTCTGACGGACCTCCACGCGTTCGCGCGGCTGAGTGAGGAGGGCATCGACCTCCTCCTCTCGGACTCGACGAACGCGGAGGTCCCGGGTTTCGTCCCGCCCGAGCGCGACATCTCGAACGTGCTGCGCAACGTCTTCGCGGGCGCCCGCAAGCGGATCATCGTGGCGAGCTTCGCCAGCCACGTCCACCGCATCCAGCAGATCCTGGACGCGGCGCACGAGTACGGCCGCCGGGTCGCCTTCGTCGGACGCTCGATGGTCCGCAACATGGGCATCGCCCGGGACCTGGGCTATCTGAAGGTTCCGCCGGGCCTGGTCGTGGACGTCAAGACGCTGGACGACCTCCCGGAGCACGAGATCGTGCTGGTCTGCACGGGCTCGCAGGGCGAGCCGATGGCGGCTCTGTCACGCATGGCCAACCGGGACCATCAGATCCGCATCGTCCAGGGCGACACGGTCATCCTCGCGTCGTCGCTCATCCCCGGTAACGAGAACGCGGTCTACCGCGTGATCAACGGCCTGACCCGCTGGGGCGCGCACGTCGTCCACAAGGGCAACGCCAAGGTGCACGTCTCGGGCCACGCCTCGGCCGGCGAGCTGTTGTACTTCTACAACATCTGCAAGCCACGCAACCTCATGCCGGTCCACGGCGAATGGCGCCATCTGCGGGCCAACGCCGAGCTGGGCGCTCTCACCGGCGTCCCGCACGACCGCATCGTGATCGCCGAGGACGGCGTCGTCGTCGACCTGGTCGAGGGCAAGGCCAAGATCACCGGCAAGGTCCAGGCGGGATACGTGTACGTCGACGGCCTCTCGGTCGGCGACGTCGGCGAGCCCGCGCTCAAGGACCGCAAGATCCTCGGCGACGAGGGGATCATCTCGGTCTTCCTGGTCGTGGACGCGTCCACCGGAAAGATCACTGGTGGTCCCCACATCCAGGCCCGTGGCTCCGGCATCGACGACTCCGCGTTCGGCGACGTCATCCCGAAGATCGCCGAAGTGCTGGAGAGGTCCGCTCAGGACGGGGTCATGGAGCCCCACCAGCTGCAGCAACTCATCCGCCGCACACTGGGCAAGTGGGTCTCGGACACCTACCGGCGCCGGCCGATGATCCTGCCGGTCGTGGTCGAGGTCTGA
- the dapA gene encoding 4-hydroxy-tetrahydrodipicolinate synthase, translating into MAPTSTPQTPFGRVLTAMVTPFAADGALDLDGAQRLAAHLVDAGNDGLIINGTTGESPTTSNAEKSDLVRAVLEAVGDRAHIVAGVGTNDTHHSIELARAAEKAGAHGLLTVTPYYNKPPQEGLYRHFTAIADATELPVMLYDIPGRSGVPISTETMVRLAEHPRIVANKDAKGDLGRASWAIARSGLAWYSGDDMLNLPLLSVGAVGFVSVVGHVVTPELRAMAEAYIGGDVQKALEIHQKLLPVFTGMFRTQGVMTTKAALALQGLPAGPLRAPMVELSPEETAQLKIDLAAGGVQL; encoded by the coding sequence ATGGCTCCGACCTCCACTCCGCAGACCCCCTTCGGGCGGGTCCTCACCGCCATGGTCACGCCCTTCGCGGCGGACGGCGCACTCGACCTCGACGGCGCGCAGCGGCTCGCTGCCCACCTGGTGGACGCAGGCAACGACGGCCTGATCATCAACGGCACCACCGGCGAGTCCCCGACCACCAGCAACGCGGAGAAATCGGATCTCGTACGAGCCGTCCTGGAGGCGGTCGGCGACCGAGCCCACATCGTCGCCGGCGTCGGCACGAACGACACGCACCACAGCATCGAGCTGGCGCGCGCGGCAGAGAAGGCCGGCGCGCACGGCCTGCTGACCGTCACGCCGTACTACAACAAGCCCCCGCAGGAGGGCCTGTACCGGCACTTCACGGCGATCGCCGACGCGACCGAGCTGCCGGTGATGCTCTACGACATCCCCGGCCGCAGCGGCGTACCGATCAGCACCGAGACGATGGTCCGGCTCGCCGAGCACCCGCGGATCGTCGCCAACAAGGACGCCAAGGGCGACCTGGGCCGCGCGAGCTGGGCGATCGCCCGCTCGGGTCTGGCCTGGTACTCCGGCGACGACATGCTGAACCTCCCGCTGCTGTCCGTGGGTGCCGTCGGCTTCGTCTCGGTGGTCGGCCACGTGGTCACGCCCGAGCTGCGCGCGATGGCGGAGGCGTACATCGGCGGGGACGTCCAGAAGGCGCTGGAGATCCACCAGAAGCTGCTGCCGGTGTTCACCGGTATGTTCCGCACCCAGGGCGTCATGACCACCAAGGCCGCCCTCGCCCTCCAGGGCCTGCCCGCCGGACCGCTGCGCGCCCCCATGGTCGAGCTCTCGCCCGAGGAGACCGCTCAGCTCAAGATCGATCTTGCCGCCGGCGGGGTACAGCTCTAA
- the thyX gene encoding FAD-dependent thymidylate synthase, producing MTDTPADDLKPSFRSDVTVELVKHSAADSDVLWAARVSTAGEQSLDELKKDPERSKGLINYLMRDRHGSPFEHNSMTFFISAPIFVFREFMRHRVGWSYNEESGRYRELEPVFYVPGESRKLVQEGRPGKYVFVEGTQAQQELTGRVMEDSYRQAYEAYQEMLAAGVAREVARAVLPVGLFSSMYATCNARSLMHFLGLRTQHELAKVPSFPQREIEMVGEKMEAEWAKLMPLTYAAFNTNGRVAP from the coding sequence GTGACCGACACCCCCGCCGACGACCTCAAGCCCAGCTTCCGCAGCGACGTCACCGTCGAGTTGGTGAAGCACAGCGCGGCCGACTCGGACGTGCTGTGGGCCGCCCGCGTCTCCACCGCCGGCGAGCAGTCCCTGGACGAGCTGAAGAAGGACCCGGAGCGCTCGAAGGGCCTGATCAACTACCTGATGCGGGACCGGCACGGCAGCCCCTTCGAGCACAACTCGATGACGTTCTTCATCAGCGCCCCCATCTTCGTGTTCCGCGAGTTCATGCGACACCGGGTGGGCTGGTCGTACAACGAGGAGTCGGGCCGGTACAGGGAGCTCGAGCCGGTCTTCTACGTCCCGGGGGAGTCCCGCAAGCTGGTCCAGGAGGGCCGCCCCGGCAAGTACGTCTTCGTCGAGGGCACCCAGGCACAGCAGGAGCTCACGGGCCGCGTCATGGAGGACTCGTACCGTCAGGCGTACGAGGCCTACCAGGAGATGCTCGCCGCCGGCGTCGCCCGCGAGGTCGCCCGCGCGGTCCTCCCCGTCGGCCTCTTCTCCTCGATGTACGCCACGTGCAACGCCCGCTCGCTGATGCACTTCCTCGGCCTGCGCACCCAGCACGAGCTGGCCAAGGTGCCGTCCTTCCCGCAGCGGGAGATCGAGATGGTCGGCGAGAAGATGGAGGCGGAGTGGGCCAAGCTCATGCCGCTGACGTACGCGGCCTTCAACACGAACGGGCGCGTGGCGCCGTAA